The following proteins are encoded in a genomic region of Cryptomeria japonica chromosome 11, Sugi_1.0, whole genome shotgun sequence:
- the LOC131068857 gene encoding uncharacterized protein LOC131068857 translates to MSPFKALYGYEATTFKDLITQGSKVPRAKDFIQQSIDIMNTLKDSLHHAQNQQKIYVDRKRMERSFKIGDLVFLRLQPYKQSSLKVSSAEKLKPRFYGLYKVVGRIGEVAYELELPGNSRIHNIFHVSRLKRVIGQQVSPCVELPPLDDEGKLILELEVILDKREKRLRNGTIPEYLVKWKGLPKEDVSWVGEEITSHPRLLEDKQIWEGWTVTNP, encoded by the coding sequence ATGAGTCCATTTAAGGCATTATATGGATATGAGGCCACCACATTCAAAGATTTGATCACTCAGGGAAGCAAAGTACCAAGGGCCAAAGATTTCATCCAGCAAAGCATTGATATTATGAACACTCTCAAAGACAGTCTCCACCATGCTCAGAATCAACAAAAGATATATGTTGATCGTAAGCGCATGGAAAGATCTTTCAAAATCGGTGATCTAGTATTTTTGAGATTACAACCATATAAGCAATCATCTCTTAAGGTAAGCAGTGCAGAGAAGCTAAAGCCGAGATTCTATGGACTATACAAGGTCGTAGGGAGGATAGGCGAAGTAGCCTATGAGTTAGAACTACCCGGGAATAGCAGGATTCACAACATCTTTCATGTATCTAGGCTTAAAAGGGTCATTGGGCAACAAGTCAGCCCTTGTGTCGAATTGCCGCCactagatgatgaagggaaacttATTTTGGAACTTGAAGTGATCTTGGATAAACGTGAAAAAAGACTAAGAAACGGGACTATTCCAGAATACTTAGTAAAATGGAAAGGTTTACCAAAAGAAGATGTTTCTTGGGTAGGCGAAGAGATCACTTCTCATCctagattgcttgaggacaagcaaatttgggaggggTGGACTGTCACGAACCCATAA